A window of the Microbacterium sp. LWH13-1.2 genome harbors these coding sequences:
- the tmk gene encoding dTMP kinase codes for MTSDSGVWITLEGGDGSGKTTQAELLGEWLSGAGRTVVRTREPGGSEVGQLIRDIVLHHRGDIAPRAEALLYAADRAHHVATVVRPALARGEVVLQDRYLDSSVAYQGAGRVLDGDEVRNLSLWAAEGALPDLTVLLDLDPESARVRLDSADKPFDRLEAEKTEFHARVRESFLALAAAEPDRFLVVDASATPEAIAAQIRERVAALLG; via the coding sequence GTGACGTCGGACTCCGGTGTCTGGATCACGCTCGAAGGCGGAGACGGCTCAGGCAAGACCACACAGGCCGAGCTTCTCGGAGAGTGGCTGAGCGGCGCAGGCCGAACCGTCGTGCGCACTCGCGAGCCCGGAGGGTCGGAGGTCGGTCAGCTGATCCGCGACATCGTGCTGCACCATCGAGGCGACATCGCTCCGCGTGCGGAGGCTCTGCTGTATGCGGCAGACCGCGCGCACCATGTGGCCACGGTCGTCCGACCCGCGCTGGCCCGAGGCGAGGTCGTGCTGCAGGACCGCTACCTCGACTCGTCCGTGGCCTATCAGGGTGCTGGCCGCGTGCTCGACGGCGATGAGGTCCGCAACCTCTCGCTGTGGGCCGCCGAGGGGGCTTTGCCCGACCTCACGGTTCTGCTCGACCTCGATCCCGAGTCCGCTCGCGTGCGTCTCGACTCTGCGGACAAGCCCTTCGACAGGCTCGAGGCAGAGAAGACCGAGTTCCATGCGCGTGTCCGTGAATCCTTCCTCGCACTGGCGGCGGCCGAGCCCGATCGATTCCTCGTCGTCGACGCGTCGGCGACTCCGGAGGCGATCGCCGCGCAGATCCGCGAGCGCGTCGCGGCCCTCCTCGGCTGA
- the topA gene encoding type I DNA topoisomerase, whose protein sequence is MAEGKKLVIVESPTKMRSIQGYLGDGYEVLSSVGHIRDLADKKDIPAADKQAYGKYSIDVDNDFDPYYVVSDRKTKTVAELKRALKTADELLLATDEDREGEAIAWHLLETLKPKVPVKRMVFHEITKDAIQAAIGNTRELDIDLVDAQETRRILDRLYGWDVSPVLWYKVKTGLSAGRVQSAATRMIVERERERMAFVSAEYWDVEALASSSSGFTVRLVRVDGGQLARGTDFDDDGKLKKAVVVLDEKKATALAHAVDAAGAGSVTKVEAKPGTRSPYAPFTTSTMQQEAGRKLSMSAKQAMSVAQRLYEKGYITYMRTDSVALSTQAVQAARSQAVALYGDTAVPLKPRVYKSKSKNAQEAHEAIRPSGETFRTPKSVSSELDREEFRLYDLIWKRTVASQMADAKYETTTVTIAVDAAGQKAEFTASGTVYTFKGFLEAYEEGRDEKRNDKDADENQSLPIVAVGDELRMSEAEAKGHRTTPKPRYTEASLVKALEEHGIGRPSTFASIIGTVIDRGYATKRGQALVPTWLAFSVVRLLEEHFADLIDYDFTAALEDDLDAIARGEQKRVEWLRSFYYGSDSHVGLRQVVDNLGEIDARALNSTPITDNATLRFGKYGPYLEVANPEAPDEKPRIVNVPEDLAPDELTAAKAQELIDAPVAGDRVLGTNPDNGKIVVVKDGRFGPYVQENDPVSEDAAVDEATGEVVEAPKPKRGAKKAAAPKPRTASLFRSMSVDTIELDTALQLLSLPRVVGNDPETGDEITAQNGRFGPYLKKGTDSRSLESESQIFDVTLEKALEIYAQPKYGAGSRRASSALAEFEADPVSGKPIRIRDGRFGAYVTDGETNVTIPRGQKVEDIAFETAVQMLADKRAKGPAPKRGAAKKPAAKKAPAKPAAKKAPAKKPAAKKPATDAEKAAARSAAAKKAAATRAANAAKKAGS, encoded by the coding sequence TTGGCTGAAGGCAAGAAGCTCGTCATCGTCGAGTCTCCGACGAAGATGCGGTCGATTCAGGGGTACCTCGGCGATGGCTACGAGGTGCTCAGCTCTGTCGGCCACATCCGCGACCTCGCAGACAAGAAGGACATCCCTGCCGCCGACAAGCAGGCATACGGGAAGTACTCGATCGACGTCGACAACGACTTCGACCCTTATTACGTGGTGTCCGATCGCAAGACGAAGACCGTCGCCGAGCTCAAGCGTGCGCTCAAGACCGCCGACGAGCTCCTGCTCGCAACCGATGAGGACCGCGAGGGCGAGGCCATCGCGTGGCACCTGCTCGAGACTCTCAAGCCCAAGGTCCCCGTCAAGCGCATGGTCTTCCACGAGATCACCAAGGACGCGATCCAGGCCGCCATCGGCAACACCCGCGAACTCGACATCGACCTCGTCGACGCGCAGGAGACCCGCCGCATCCTCGACCGGCTCTACGGCTGGGATGTCTCGCCCGTGCTCTGGTACAAGGTCAAGACCGGACTCTCGGCCGGACGCGTGCAGTCCGCCGCCACCCGCATGATCGTCGAGCGTGAGCGCGAGCGCATGGCGTTCGTCTCCGCCGAGTACTGGGACGTCGAGGCGCTCGCCTCCTCGTCCTCCGGATTCACGGTGCGCCTGGTTCGCGTCGACGGCGGCCAGCTCGCCCGTGGCACGGACTTCGACGACGACGGAAAGCTCAAGAAGGCCGTCGTCGTCCTCGATGAGAAGAAGGCCACGGCGCTCGCCCACGCGGTCGATGCGGCAGGCGCCGGTTCGGTGACCAAGGTCGAGGCGAAGCCCGGAACCCGCAGTCCCTACGCGCCCTTCACGACCTCCACCATGCAGCAGGAGGCCGGGCGCAAGCTCTCGATGAGCGCCAAGCAGGCGATGAGCGTCGCCCAGCGTCTGTACGAAAAGGGTTACATCACCTATATGCGTACCGACTCCGTGGCGCTGAGCACCCAGGCGGTGCAGGCGGCCCGCAGCCAGGCCGTCGCGCTCTACGGCGACACCGCAGTGCCGCTCAAGCCGCGCGTCTACAAGTCGAAGAGCAAGAACGCGCAGGAGGCGCACGAGGCGATCCGCCCGTCGGGAGAGACCTTCCGCACGCCGAAGTCCGTGTCGTCCGAGCTCGACCGCGAGGAGTTCCGGCTCTACGACCTCATCTGGAAGCGCACCGTCGCGAGCCAGATGGCCGATGCCAAGTACGAGACGACGACGGTCACGATCGCCGTCGATGCCGCAGGGCAGAAGGCGGAATTCACGGCATCCGGAACCGTGTACACCTTCAAGGGCTTCCTCGAGGCGTACGAAGAAGGCCGCGACGAGAAGCGCAACGACAAGGACGCCGACGAGAACCAGTCGCTCCCGATCGTCGCCGTCGGCGACGAGCTGCGCATGTCGGAGGCCGAGGCCAAGGGCCACCGCACGACGCCGAAGCCGCGCTACACCGAGGCATCGCTGGTGAAGGCGCTCGAAGAGCACGGTATCGGGCGTCCCTCGACGTTCGCCAGCATCATCGGCACCGTGATCGACCGTGGGTACGCGACCAAGCGCGGCCAGGCACTCGTGCCGACCTGGCTCGCGTTCAGCGTCGTCCGTCTGCTCGAGGAGCACTTCGCCGACCTGATCGACTATGACTTCACCGCCGCACTCGAAGACGACCTCGATGCGATCGCCCGTGGCGAGCAGAAGCGCGTCGAATGGCTGCGTTCCTTCTACTACGGGTCCGACTCGCACGTCGGACTCCGTCAGGTCGTCGACAACCTCGGCGAGATCGACGCCCGTGCTCTGAACTCGACGCCGATCACCGATAACGCGACTCTGCGGTTCGGCAAGTACGGCCCCTACCTCGAGGTCGCGAACCCCGAGGCCCCGGACGAGAAGCCGCGCATCGTCAACGTGCCCGAAGACCTCGCGCCCGACGAGCTCACGGCGGCCAAGGCGCAGGAGCTCATCGACGCTCCGGTCGCCGGCGATCGTGTGCTCGGCACCAACCCCGACAACGGCAAGATCGTCGTCGTCAAGGACGGCCGGTTCGGTCCCTACGTGCAGGAGAACGACCCGGTGTCCGAAGACGCCGCCGTCGACGAGGCGACCGGCGAGGTCGTCGAAGCGCCCAAGCCGAAGCGCGGAGCGAAGAAGGCCGCAGCACCCAAGCCGCGCACCGCCTCGCTGTTCCGTTCGATGTCGGTGGACACGATCGAGCTCGATACCGCACTGCAGCTGCTCAGCCTGCCTCGCGTCGTCGGCAACGACCCCGAGACCGGCGACGAGATCACCGCGCAGAACGGTCGCTTCGGTCCGTACCTCAAGAAGGGCACCGACTCCCGGTCGCTCGAGAGCGAATCCCAGATCTTCGACGTGACCCTCGAGAAGGCCCTCGAGATCTACGCTCAGCCCAAATACGGGGCAGGTTCCCGCCGTGCGTCGAGTGCGCTCGCCGAGTTCGAGGCCGACCCCGTCAGCGGAAAGCCGATCCGCATCCGCGACGGCCGTTTCGGTGCATACGTCACCGATGGCGAGACCAACGTGACGATCCCGCGAGGCCAGAAGGTCGAGGACATCGCGTTCGAGACCGCTGTACAGATGCTGGCGGACAAGCGGGCGAAGGGTCCTGCTCCCAAGCGGGGCGCGGCGAAGAAGCCTGCGGCGAAGAAGGCTCCTGCGAAGCCCGCAGCGAAGAAGGCCCCCGCCAAGAAGCCTGCAGCCAAGAAGCCCGCGACGGATGCCGAGAAGGCGGCCGCGCGCTCCGCGGCAGCCAAGAAGGCGGCGGCGACCCGCGCCGCGAACGCCGCGAAGAAGGCCGGTTCGTGA
- a CDS encoding Rv3654c family TadE-like protein, translating into MAGSALAAGLLSVAAALSLGLAAVGGAAVTAQRAAGAADAAALAAADATSGAIPTGEDPCALAARVAAASGATLTECAVDGFVATVQVNAAYAGLAAVSRARAGPPEGS; encoded by the coding sequence ATGGCGGGCTCAGCACTCGCCGCCGGCCTCCTGTCGGTCGCCGCCGCGCTCTCGCTGGGCCTCGCCGCCGTCGGGGGAGCGGCGGTGACGGCGCAGCGCGCGGCCGGGGCGGCCGATGCGGCGGCGCTCGCCGCGGCGGACGCCACGAGCGGCGCGATTCCGACCGGCGAGGATCCGTGTGCGCTCGCCGCTCGGGTCGCCGCCGCCTCCGGCGCGACGCTCACCGAGTGCGCGGTCGACGGCTTTGTGGCGACCGTGCAGGTGAACGCGGCGTACGCTGGACTCGCTGCCGTCTCCCGAGCCCGTGCTGGGCCACCCGAGGGATCCTGA
- a CDS encoding TadE family type IV pilus minor pilin: MGAVRDGERGSVAAELALALPAVVLALLLGAGALGAASRQVALQDATADAARLLGRGEDEGAAARAVSTAVPGAGMSTSSSGDLVCVSAQTDFEVGGLIRIGLQASSCALAGGL, encoded by the coding sequence ATGGGCGCCGTCCGCGACGGGGAACGCGGCTCCGTCGCGGCCGAACTCGCGCTCGCACTCCCCGCGGTCGTGCTCGCACTGCTTCTCGGGGCGGGAGCGTTGGGAGCTGCGTCCCGTCAGGTCGCGCTTCAGGACGCGACGGCGGATGCCGCACGCCTGCTCGGCCGAGGCGAGGACGAGGGGGCCGCGGCGCGGGCCGTGAGCACGGCCGTCCCGGGAGCGGGGATGTCGACGAGTTCGTCCGGAGATCTCGTGTGCGTGTCCGCGCAGACGGACTTCGAGGTGGGCGGGCTTATCAGGATCGGGCTGCAGGCGTCCAGCTGCGCGCTCGCCGGAGGGCTGTGA
- a CDS encoding DUF4244 domain-containing protein: MNTVPQLTRSRAASLFGDDSGAATAEYAITTMAAVAFAGLLVVIMRSDEVRGILTDLVRRALTVS; encoded by the coding sequence ATGAACACCGTCCCGCAACTCACCCGCAGCCGTGCAGCGTCGCTCTTCGGCGACGACAGCGGCGCTGCCACCGCCGAGTACGCGATCACGACCATGGCAGCGGTGGCCTTCGCCGGCCTCCTCGTCGTCATCATGAGATCGGACGAGGTGCGCGGCATACTCACCGACCTCGTCCGCCGGGCACTCACGGTGTCGTGA
- a CDS encoding type II secretion system F family protein, giving the protein MVSVRRRGVLDTGADTATSVQTLAVLLQAGAVPVVAWRHLASIGDVHAESIVARVDAGASLIAAIDAEGGSWRDLAAAWEVATIVGAPLAEVLRMIAETIRDAASAADDVRIALAEPAGTARLLLWMPFAGLLLGFALGFDTVGVIVGTPAGAGCVVAGLLLVLAARGWTARLLRRARPEPGTPGMRAELMAVALSGGASISRALRLVDESPASHRGDDARISSVLELSRSAGVPAAELLRASAGQERHASRVEGRMRAANLSTKLLIPLGVCTLPAFLLLGVAPLLLSVLRSTPLPL; this is encoded by the coding sequence GTGGTGAGCGTGCGACGGCGGGGTGTGCTCGACACCGGCGCAGACACGGCGACGTCGGTGCAGACCCTCGCGGTGCTGCTGCAGGCGGGCGCGGTGCCCGTGGTCGCGTGGCGTCATCTCGCCTCGATCGGCGACGTCCACGCCGAGTCGATCGTCGCTCGAGTCGACGCGGGTGCGTCGCTGATCGCCGCGATCGACGCCGAGGGCGGCTCGTGGCGGGATCTCGCCGCTGCGTGGGAAGTGGCAACGATCGTCGGAGCTCCGCTCGCAGAGGTGCTGAGGATGATCGCCGAGACGATTCGCGACGCGGCATCCGCCGCCGATGATGTGCGCATCGCCCTGGCCGAGCCGGCCGGCACCGCCCGATTGCTCCTCTGGATGCCGTTCGCCGGACTTCTGCTCGGGTTCGCTCTCGGATTCGACACGGTCGGCGTGATCGTGGGAACTCCGGCCGGCGCGGGCTGCGTCGTCGCCGGCCTGCTGCTCGTCCTCGCGGCGCGCGGGTGGACCGCCCGTCTGCTCAGGCGCGCTCGTCCCGAACCGGGCACTCCCGGCATGCGGGCAGAGCTCATGGCCGTCGCCCTGTCCGGCGGTGCCTCCATCTCACGCGCCCTGCGCCTCGTCGACGAGAGCCCCGCATCGCACAGGGGGGACGACGCTCGAATCAGCTCGGTGCTCGAGCTGTCGCGCTCCGCCGGCGTGCCCGCCGCCGAGCTTCTCCGTGCCTCCGCGGGACAGGAACGCCACGCGTCCCGCGTAGAGGGCCGAATGCGCGCGGCGAACCTCTCGACGAAGCTCCTCATTCCGCTCGGGGTCTGCACGCTGCCGGCCTTCCTCCTGCTCGGGGTCGCCCCTCTCCTGCTGAGCGTCCTCCGATCGACACCGTTGCCGCTGTGA
- a CDS encoding TadA family conjugal transfer-associated ATPase: MPDPFILQPRGVSSWSAELRSGAHTPLTVDPVFGPLAEHCADEAVTDIFVNGASGLFVDRGHGAEPVSEWSASEREARDLAVALVGLGGRHLDDQAPCVDVRLESGIRVHAVLAPISTKGTALSIRVPRVRAADLDALAALGSFDARQHSWLRGLVAERANILITGGTGTGKTTLLSALLSEVPTAERIVTIEDVAELRPRHPHHVALEARQPNLEGAGGISLARLVRESLRMRPDRLVVGECRGEEVRELLTALNTGHDGGAGTLHASGLSDVPARLEALGALASMDATALARQAVSAFTVVLHLERAPGGQRRIAQAGEFTLTGDRLGIDEVRPW; encoded by the coding sequence ATGCCCGATCCGTTCATCCTCCAACCACGCGGTGTCTCCTCGTGGAGCGCAGAACTCCGCTCCGGCGCGCACACACCCCTGACGGTCGACCCGGTGTTCGGCCCGCTCGCGGAGCACTGCGCCGATGAGGCGGTCACCGACATCTTCGTCAACGGCGCCTCCGGACTCTTCGTCGATCGCGGTCACGGCGCCGAACCCGTCTCCGAGTGGAGTGCATCCGAACGCGAGGCGCGCGACCTCGCCGTCGCACTCGTCGGCCTCGGCGGCAGACACCTCGACGATCAGGCGCCGTGCGTCGACGTGAGGCTGGAGTCCGGCATCCGGGTGCACGCGGTGCTGGCACCGATCTCCACGAAGGGCACGGCGCTCTCGATCCGCGTGCCGCGGGTGCGCGCAGCCGACCTCGATGCGCTGGCTGCGCTCGGCTCCTTCGACGCTCGTCAGCACAGTTGGCTTCGGGGGCTCGTGGCGGAGCGCGCGAACATCCTCATCACCGGGGGCACGGGCACGGGCAAGACGACGCTGCTGTCAGCACTGCTGTCGGAGGTACCGACCGCTGAGCGCATCGTCACGATCGAAGACGTGGCCGAGCTGAGGCCGCGGCACCCTCACCATGTCGCACTCGAGGCCAGGCAGCCGAATCTCGAGGGTGCGGGCGGCATCAGCCTGGCGAGACTCGTGCGTGAATCGCTGCGCATGAGACCCGACCGGCTCGTCGTCGGCGAATGTCGGGGTGAAGAGGTCAGAGAGCTCCTCACCGCGCTGAACACCGGACATGACGGCGGCGCAGGCACCCTGCACGCCAGCGGACTGAGCGATGTGCCCGCGCGCTTGGAGGCGCTCGGTGCCCTCGCCTCGATGGACGCCACGGCGCTCGCGCGCCAGGCGGTGAGTGCGTTCACCGTGGTCCTGCATCTCGAGCGAGCGCCGGGCGGGCAGCGACGCATCGCACAGGCGGGGGAGTTCACGCTCACCGGCGATCGCCTCGGCATCGACGAGGTCCGACCGTGGTGA
- the acs gene encoding acetate--CoA ligase, with translation MSSQIDHLLDETRQFPPSEEFVARSVSSPALYESAAADREAFWAAQSRELLEWHKPFTQVLDWSTPPFAKWFDDGELNVAYNCLDRHVEAGNGDRVALHWEGEPGDSRSITYAELTEEVKRVANVLEGLGIGHGDRVAIYLPMIPEAVASMLAVARVGAIHSVVFGGFSADSLRSRIDDAGAKLVITADGGYRKGRVSALKPAVDQALADRGDGEQQTVEHVLVVKRGENEVEWEEGRDLWWHEVVPAASSEHTAEAFPAENPLFILYTSGTTGKPKGILHTSGGYLTQAAYSHKYVFDLHPETDVYWCTADIGWITGHSYVAYGPLANGATQVIYEGTPDAPHPGRWWEIIEKYKVSIFYTAPTAIRSFMKIGRSVPAKFDLSSLRLLGSVGEPINPEAWIWYRDVIGAGKTPIVDTWWQTETGAIMVSALPGVTATKPGSAQVPLPGISIDVVDESGSEVGNGNGGLLVVTEPWPSMLRGIWGDPERFTETYWEKFEKQGYYFAGDGARLDADGDLWLLGRVDDVMNVSGHRLSTAEIESSLVAHEATAEAAVVGAADETTGQAVVAFVIIKESYLSAHDPAGLAQQLRLWVGEQIGAIARPRDVYIVGELPKTRSGKIMRRLLRDVAEGREVGDTTTLADTAVMSIISAQVK, from the coding sequence ATGAGCAGTCAGATCGATCATCTTCTCGATGAGACCCGCCAGTTCCCGCCGTCCGAGGAGTTCGTCGCCCGGTCGGTCTCGTCACCGGCCCTGTACGAGAGCGCTGCAGCCGACCGCGAGGCGTTCTGGGCCGCGCAGTCCCGCGAGCTCCTGGAGTGGCACAAGCCGTTCACGCAGGTGCTCGACTGGTCGACTCCCCCGTTCGCGAAGTGGTTCGACGACGGCGAGCTCAACGTCGCCTACAACTGCCTCGACCGGCACGTCGAGGCGGGCAACGGCGACCGCGTCGCGCTGCACTGGGAGGGTGAGCCTGGGGACTCCCGGTCGATCACCTACGCCGAGCTGACCGAGGAGGTCAAGCGCGTCGCCAATGTGCTCGAGGGGCTCGGGATCGGCCACGGCGACCGTGTCGCGATCTATCTGCCGATGATCCCCGAAGCAGTCGCGTCGATGCTCGCGGTGGCCCGCGTCGGGGCCATCCACTCCGTCGTGTTCGGCGGATTCAGCGCAGACAGCCTGCGTTCGCGCATCGACGACGCCGGTGCGAAGCTCGTGATCACCGCCGACGGCGGATACCGCAAGGGCCGAGTGTCCGCTCTCAAGCCCGCAGTCGACCAGGCGCTGGCCGACCGGGGCGACGGTGAACAGCAGACGGTCGAGCACGTGCTCGTCGTCAAGCGCGGCGAGAACGAGGTCGAGTGGGAAGAGGGCCGCGACCTGTGGTGGCACGAGGTCGTCCCCGCGGCATCCTCCGAGCACACCGCCGAGGCGTTCCCCGCCGAGAATCCTCTGTTCATCCTCTACACCTCGGGCACCACCGGAAAGCCCAAGGGCATCCTGCACACGTCCGGCGGCTACCTCACCCAGGCCGCCTACTCGCACAAATACGTGTTCGACCTGCACCCCGAGACCGACGTCTACTGGTGCACGGCCGACATCGGCTGGATCACCGGCCACAGCTACGTCGCCTACGGCCCCCTCGCGAACGGCGCGACCCAGGTCATCTACGAAGGCACACCGGATGCTCCGCACCCCGGCCGCTGGTGGGAGATCATCGAGAAGTACAAGGTCTCGATCTTCTACACCGCTCCGACCGCGATCCGCTCGTTCATGAAGATCGGTCGCAGCGTCCCCGCGAAGTTCGACCTGTCGTCGCTGCGCCTGCTCGGCTCGGTGGGCGAGCCCATCAACCCCGAGGCATGGATCTGGTACCGCGATGTGATCGGCGCAGGCAAGACCCCGATCGTCGACACGTGGTGGCAGACCGAGACGGGCGCGATCATGGTCTCGGCGCTTCCGGGCGTCACGGCGACCAAGCCCGGTTCGGCGCAGGTACCGCTTCCCGGAATCTCGATCGATGTGGTCGACGAGTCAGGGTCCGAGGTGGGCAACGGCAACGGCGGCCTGTTGGTCGTCACCGAGCCGTGGCCGAGCATGCTCCGCGGCATCTGGGGCGATCCCGAGCGCTTCACGGAGACGTACTGGGAGAAGTTCGAGAAACAGGGCTACTACTTCGCGGGCGACGGCGCGCGTCTTGATGCCGACGGCGACCTGTGGCTGCTCGGTCGCGTCGACGACGTCATGAACGTCTCGGGCCACCGCCTCTCGACGGCCGAGATCGAGTCGTCGCTGGTCGCGCACGAGGCCACCGCCGAGGCCGCGGTCGTCGGCGCCGCGGACGAGACCACCGGTCAGGCCGTCGTCGCGTTCGTCATCATCAAGGAGAGCTACCTCTCCGCTCACGACCCCGCCGGCCTCGCACAGCAGCTGCGTCTGTGGGTGGGCGAGCAGATCGGTGCGATCGCACGACCGCGCGATGTGTACATCGTCGGCGAGCTGCCGAAGACCCGCTCGGGCAAGATCATGCGACGCCTCCTGCGCGATGTCGCAGAGGGCCGCGAGGTCGGCGACACCACGACACTGGCCGACACTGCCGTGATGAGCATCATCTCGGCCCAGGTCAAGTAG
- a CDS encoding RidA family protein — protein sequence MSVSERLSELGIELPAVAAPVAAYVPAVVHAGLVYTSGQLPFSGGALPATGKVGAEVSAEDANAYARTCALNALAAAADAAGGVDRIAGVLRVGGFVASTPDFTGQPGVINGASLVLGEIFGDAGRHVRAAVGVPVLPLDSPVEVDVVFILA from the coding sequence ATGAGCGTCTCCGAGCGACTGAGCGAACTCGGCATCGAGCTGCCCGCGGTCGCCGCCCCCGTCGCGGCCTACGTCCCCGCGGTCGTGCACGCCGGTCTCGTCTACACCTCCGGCCAGCTGCCCTTCTCGGGTGGAGCGCTGCCCGCCACGGGCAAGGTCGGCGCCGAGGTCTCCGCCGAAGACGCGAACGCCTACGCCCGCACCTGCGCTCTCAACGCCCTCGCGGCGGCTGCGGATGCCGCAGGCGGTGTCGACCGGATCGCCGGAGTTCTCCGCGTCGGCGGCTTCGTGGCATCCACTCCCGACTTCACCGGCCAGCCCGGCGTCATCAACGGCGCGAGCCTCGTGCTCGGCGAGATCTTCGGCGATGCCGGCCGACATGTGCGCGCCGCAGTCGGGGTGCCCGTGCTGCCGCTCGACAGCCCGGTCGAGGTCGACGTCGTCTTCATCCTCGCCTGA